From Candidatus Methanomethylophilaceae archaeon:
AGATACGCCTTCTATGACGGCGACGGAAAGATCGGGGCCACCGCCGAGGACCTCAGCCTTCGCCACTTCACCGGCGAGGGCAAGGTCCTGAGACTGCACTCCGAACAATGAACGGCCGGGGTCCCCGGCCGAACCTTTCCATCAGACGGCTTTGCCACGGGCCGCCTTTCCCCGTTCCAATTCCCCTTCCCTTCGACCCAATTCTCTGCCCTTACCCAATCTGTTTCTGAGTAACCCCCGCTGGAATCCAGCGGTCCCTCCCAACCCTTGGGTCCCAACTGGCTATTCGAATCATCCACCCTGGCTCGGACCTTATCAGACTGAGCCATACCCATAAAAGCAATCGGCGAATTGAATGCGTTTCAGACGGGACAAAAACTTTTGAGGCGATGTGCCCGAACTGAGAGCCCTCAGCACGATCGCTCATGGGAGGCCATGTGCTCCATGAACTCCTTGGAATAAAGCGATGGCTTCACGATGTGGCCGGTGTTTGGGATCCTCAGAGTTATGCATCCCGGTATCCTGTCCGATATGAAATCGCCGAGCTTCGGCTCCACCATTATGTCGCTGAGGCCGTGAACGGACAGCGTCGGTACGGATATCGTATGGAGCCTGTCCCGCGTGTCAAAGCCATCCAGAGCGTGCATCTGGTCTTTGAGGCCCTTGGGATCCAAACCTTTCAGCGATCTGAGCGTCTTCCCTTTAGATTCCAATCCAGAGAAGAAATCCTCGGTGAAGCAGAATGCGTTGGTCATCATGCTGATGTATTCGGGATCTCCGCCCCTCAGAGCGCAGTCCACTATGCCGTTCATGAAGTAGCTCGATCTCGCCGGCCTATATGGATAGGCAGAGACGAGAGTGAGAGTGATGAGGCGCTCCGGATGCTGGATGGCGAATTCCTGTGCTATATGCCCTCCGAGAGACCATCCGAGCATATGGGCGCGGTAGATGCGAAGATAATCCATCAGCGCCAGAACGTCGTCCACGAAATCCTGGGGCTCTATGGTGTCTGAACCGTATTCGGTCGTCCCTGCGCCCCTGTTGTCGAAGACTACCACGCGATATTTGGGCGTGAGATCCGGGATTAGCTGCTTGAAGAAGCTGGTGTCCCCGGAAAAGCCTGTGATCAGCACTACCGGCGTCCCTTCTCCCTCTTCTTCGTAATGCATTCTGATTCCGTTTATCTCAGCGTATGGCATGTTGATTCGCTACGTCATCGGAATTCGGTACAAATACCCATGCACATAACCGCTTCAATTTCTTGTCTGGTAGTC
This genomic window contains:
- a CDS encoding alpha/beta hydrolase, which produces MHYEEEGEGTPVVLITGFSGDTSFFKQLIPDLTPKYRVVVFDNRGAGTTEYGSDTIEPQDFVDDVLALMDYLRIYRAHMLGWSLGGHIAQEFAIQHPERLITLTLVSAYPYRPARSSYFMNGIVDCALRGGDPEYISMMTNAFCFTEDFFSGLESKGKTLRSLKGLDPKGLKDQMHALDGFDTRDRLHTISVPTLSVHGLSDIMVEPKLGDFISDRIPGCITLRIPNTGHIVKPSLYSKEFMEHMASHERSC